From Bacteroidota bacterium, the proteins below share one genomic window:
- a CDS encoding response regulator transcription factor has translation MNEVKKKILVVDDEVRLRENICELLDLNGFLTAAAENGQQAEQQVREFQPDLVICDIRMPLMDGYEFLQRLRENTERKDIPLIFISAKVERDDIRKGMNLGADDYLTKPFMKDELLQAVTTRLKRKEQMSAGHQTDVQNAKLQYTREEVMQHLRKLTKSERHILRRVAEGKTSRQISEELFISFKTVENHRSNISEKLGISGTLSLITYAFSIKPFLDSIE, from the coding sequence ATGAATGAAGTGAAGAAGAAGATCCTGGTCGTTGACGATGAAGTCAGATTGCGGGAGAATATTTGCGAGCTGCTCGACCTGAACGGCTTCCTGACAGCCGCGGCTGAGAACGGACAGCAAGCCGAGCAGCAGGTCCGGGAATTTCAACCCGACCTCGTGATCTGCGACATCCGGATGCCGCTGATGGACGGATACGAATTCCTGCAACGACTACGCGAAAACACGGAACGAAAAGACATCCCGTTGATCTTCATCTCCGCGAAGGTCGAACGCGACGACATCCGGAAAGGCATGAACCTGGGCGCCGACGACTACCTGACCAAACCGTTCATGAAAGATGAGCTCCTGCAAGCGGTCACGACACGCCTGAAAAGGAAAGAACAGATGAGTGCGGGTCATCAGACCGATGTGCAGAACGCCAAACTCCAGTACACGCGTGAAGAGGTCATGCAGCACCTCCGAAAACTCACAAAATCCGAACGGCACATCCTGCGAAGAGTGGCCGAAGGCAAGACCAGCAGGCAGATCTCCGAAGAACTCTTCATCAGCTTCAAGACCGTGGAAAATCACCGGTCCAACATATCCGAAAAACTCGGTATCAGCGGAACGCTTTCGCTGATCACCTACGCGTTTTCCATCAAACCATTCCTCGATTCCATCGAGTAA
- a CDS encoding N-acetylglucosamine kinase: MLLIADGGSTKADWAVLEDNGQVRLLSSEGFNPNQHDAQQIALKLAGDPALMALAEQVISVRYFGSGCSSPELKAIAGAGLRAFFKHASIEVDHDVQAAALAVCGNTPGIACILGTGSNACYFDGRHAQPARSGLGYILGDEGSGTWFGKRLVTRYLYGLMPDDLSREFDKHYALTRDEVIRRVYRESGANNWLASFAPFLSMHREHPWILETLDAGFAEFFELCVRPIQVPTPLPVHFVGSIAHAFQPELIRTGARLGQPVGTILQKPIEGLVRHFRQLH; the protein is encoded by the coding sequence ATGTTATTGATCGCCGACGGCGGATCGACCAAAGCCGACTGGGCCGTCCTTGAAGACAATGGCCAGGTACGGCTGTTGAGCTCGGAAGGATTCAATCCGAACCAGCATGATGCGCAACAGATCGCGTTGAAACTGGCAGGCGACCCGGCACTGATGGCGCTGGCGGAACAGGTCATCAGTGTCCGGTACTTCGGTTCGGGTTGTTCTTCGCCGGAACTGAAAGCCATCGCAGGCGCCGGACTTCGCGCCTTCTTCAAACACGCTTCCATTGAAGTGGACCATGATGTCCAGGCCGCAGCCCTGGCGGTTTGCGGAAACACACCGGGCATTGCCTGCATCCTGGGAACCGGCAGCAACGCCTGTTACTTCGATGGCAGGCACGCTCAGCCGGCGCGTTCGGGACTCGGCTATATCCTGGGCGACGAAGGCAGCGGCACCTGGTTCGGGAAGCGACTGGTCACCCGCTATCTGTACGGATTGATGCCGGACGACCTGAGCCGGGAATTCGACAAACACTACGCCTTGACCCGCGATGAAGTCATTCGTCGTGTGTACCGCGAAAGCGGAGCGAACAACTGGCTCGCTTCCTTCGCACCCTTCCTGAGCATGCATCGGGAACATCCCTGGATACTCGAAACGCTGGATGCAGGATTCGCGGAATTCTTCGAACTCTGCGTACGTCCGATCCAAGTCCCGACACCGCTACCGGTTCATTTCGTCGGCAGCATCGCCCACGCCTTTCAACCGGAACTGATCCGGACCGGTGCGCGGCTGGGGCAGCCGGTCGGCACGATCCTTCAAAAACCTATTGAAGGACTGGTTCGACACTTCCGTCAGCTTCATTAA
- a CDS encoding MFS transporter → MAQTNPTISKGALPTLITVFFFWGFVAASNGIFIPFCKTHFQLNQFQSQLIDTSFYGAYFFGSLLLYLMSGVSGVDILNRIGYKNGIIIGLSMSVIGALSLAFVSVSASATFAMVLASFFIIALGFSLQQTAAQPFTIALGSPETGAHRLNLAGGINSLGTLLGPLAVSYMLFGDLQNGGTATIKSIQTLYLTLAGLFLFVALFFLFSKNLPTIHQEEHVEKSSKATNILFLISIPTVLILFFNDLIPEADRVYVVIGSLIVILGLLFYAMGAAAKNKQGWGAMQYPQLVLGMIAIFVYVGMEVTVQSNMGALLKQPEFGGLDEKYISQFISLYWGSLMIGRWTGAVAVFKVSPSVKKLLTVIVPLIAFGVILFVNHLRGNDVENLYVYVLCVLVLIAAFLYANEQPVRMLFTVAALGTLALLVGLFTTGTVSTYAFISAGLCCSVMWPCIFALAIMGLGKYTSQGSAFLIMMILGGAIIPPAQGVICDLDKHAPGGILGMSYTHFSYVLPLLCFIYLAWHALRTAGILKAQGLSVDQPTTGH, encoded by the coding sequence ATGGCGCAAACGAATCCGACGATCAGCAAGGGCGCATTACCGACGCTCATCACCGTCTTCTTCTTCTGGGGCTTTGTAGCCGCTTCGAACGGCATCTTCATCCCGTTCTGCAAGACACATTTCCAGTTGAATCAGTTTCAGTCGCAACTGATCGACACCTCCTTCTACGGCGCCTACTTCTTCGGTTCCCTGCTGTTATATCTGATGTCCGGAGTTTCAGGTGTCGACATCCTCAACCGAATCGGCTACAAGAACGGGATCATCATCGGATTGTCGATGTCGGTGATCGGCGCGCTTAGTCTGGCGTTCGTCTCGGTATCGGCTTCGGCCACGTTCGCGATGGTGCTCGCTTCGTTCTTCATCATCGCGCTGGGCTTTTCACTGCAGCAGACAGCCGCTCAACCGTTCACCATCGCGCTGGGAAGTCCGGAGACCGGCGCGCACCGGCTCAACCTTGCCGGCGGCATCAACTCGCTTGGCACATTGCTCGGTCCGCTGGCGGTGAGTTATATGCTGTTCGGCGATTTGCAAAACGGCGGCACCGCGACGATTAAGTCGATCCAAACCCTGTACCTCACCCTGGCAGGACTCTTTCTCTTCGTGGCCTTGTTCTTCCTGTTTTCGAAGAACCTCCCGACCATTCACCAGGAAGAGCACGTGGAAAAGAGTTCGAAGGCTACGAATATCCTTTTTCTCATCTCCATTCCGACGGTGCTCATCTTGTTCTTCAACGACCTTATACCTGAAGCGGACCGTGTATATGTGGTCATCGGTTCATTGATCGTAATACTTGGCCTGCTCTTCTACGCCATGGGGGCAGCCGCGAAGAACAAGCAGGGCTGGGGCGCCATGCAATACCCGCAACTGGTGCTGGGCATGATCGCGATCTTCGTGTATGTCGGGATGGAAGTGACGGTGCAAAGCAATATGGGCGCGTTGCTGAAACAACCGGAGTTCGGCGGGCTCGACGAAAAATACATTTCGCAGTTCATCTCGCTCTATTGGGGTAGTCTCATGATCGGTCGCTGGACCGGCGCGGTGGCGGTATTCAAAGTGTCGCCCTCGGTAAAGAAATTGCTGACCGTAATCGTTCCGTTGATCGCCTTCGGGGTCATCCTGTTCGTGAACCACCTGCGCGGAAACGATGTGGAGAACCTGTACGTCTATGTACTGTGCGTACTTGTCCTGATCGCCGCCTTCCTGTATGCGAATGAACAACCGGTTCGCATGCTCTTTACGGTCGCTGCGCTTGGGACCCTCGCGCTGCTTGTCGGATTGTTTACGACCGGGACGGTGAGCACGTACGCCTTCATCAGCGCGGGCTTGTGTTGCTCGGTCATGTGGCCCTGCATTTTCGCATTGGCGATCATGGGACTTGGAAAATACACCAGCCAGGGTTCGGCATTTTTGATCATGATGATCCTGGGGGGAGCCATCATTCCACCGGCGCAGGGAGTCATCTGCGATCTGGACAAACATGCGCCGGGCGGTATCCTTGGCATGAGTTACACGCACTTTTCATACGTATTACCCCTGCTTTGCTTCATCTACCTGGCCTGGCATGCACTGCGTACAGCCGGTATCCTGAAGGCGCAAGGGCTAAGTGTGGACCAGCCAACAACAGGACACTAA
- a CDS encoding glycosyltransferase, producing the protein MKPIRISVLLPFHHEGSLLEEAMESVRHQHCDGWELVLVDSQADDRTRSIAARYAISDPRIRMVPANAPGISAALNTGLSECAGAYIARMDADDRMHPERLLKQADFLDSHAAIDLVASRCAVFPETPENEGYRLFVAWQNELLTPEDHRRNRFIESPIAHPSVMFRRSLIDRYGGYREDGVPEDYEMWLRWMDAGVRISKLPEFLLEWRDHSGRLSRIHPDYSLDAFLRVKARYLASWLQQHPPGDRPLVVCGGSRNIRNKLEVLQGEGIRFDAYTDVVNRPGHPLRYIPVSSLPAPGEAFFITLIGQRGVRTAIRQLLMEQGHQEEQDFILLA; encoded by the coding sequence GTGAAACCCATCAGAATTTCCGTCCTGCTGCCGTTTCATCACGAAGGTTCCCTGCTGGAGGAAGCCATGGAGAGCGTACGTCATCAGCATTGTGATGGATGGGAATTGGTTCTGGTCGACAGTCAGGCGGATGACCGGACGCGTTCCATCGCAGCCCGATACGCAATATCCGACCCAAGGATCCGCATGGTCCCCGCGAACGCGCCGGGGATCAGTGCAGCCCTGAACACCGGTCTTTCCGAATGTGCCGGCGCTTACATCGCGCGCATGGACGCCGACGACCGGATGCATCCCGAGCGTCTCTTGAAACAAGCGGACTTCCTCGACAGTCATGCAGCAATCGACTTAGTCGCGAGTCGTTGTGCGGTCTTTCCTGAGACACCGGAGAATGAAGGTTACCGGCTATTCGTAGCCTGGCAAAACGAATTACTGACGCCGGAGGATCATCGACGCAACCGGTTCATCGAATCACCCATTGCCCATCCTTCCGTGATGTTCAGAAGATCCTTGATCGATCGTTATGGAGGTTATCGCGAGGATGGCGTTCCGGAGGATTATGAAATGTGGTTGCGTTGGATGGATGCCGGAGTTCGTATTTCCAAGCTGCCGGAGTTCCTGCTGGAATGGCGCGACCACTCCGGGCGATTGAGCAGGATTCATCCGGATTACTCCCTGGATGCCTTCCTCCGTGTCAAAGCCCGCTACCTGGCAAGCTGGCTGCAGCAACATCCTCCGGGTGATCGACCCTTGGTCGTCTGTGGCGGAAGCCGGAACATCAGGAATAAGCTGGAGGTCTTGCAAGGTGAAGGCATTCGCTTCGACGCCTATACCGATGTAGTGAATCGCCCGGGGCATCCGCTCCGCTATATCCCGGTCTCGTCCCTTCCGGCGCCAGGAGAGGCCTTTTTCATCACTTTGATCGGGCAACGGGGAGTTCGGACAGCGATCCGGCAACTTCTAATGGAACAGGGACATCAGGAGGAACAAGACTTTATTTTGCTCGCCTGA